The DNA window CACGTGCTCAGCGACCATGTGGCCAGCCTTGCCGCGGGAAGAACCGCTCAAACGTACGCTTACGCGGCGTGCCGCTGCGCGTACTCGGGTATTCCGGCCATCGGCGGCCGCTCCTCCGTGTCCACCGCGTACGTCCGCGGAACGAAGCCCTCCGAGGTCCGTTCGAACTGCGTCAGCGCAGGTCGCACCAGGTGCCCCCGGGCCAGCCGGAGCTGCGCGGTGCGGTAGATGGCGGCGGCCATCCGGCCCAGCGCCCGCCCGTCCTGGTGGCGGTGCTTGCGCACGCCCACGTCCACCTGGGCCAGCGCCCCCAGCCCGACCGTGTGCAGCGCGTCCACCAGAAGGCCCAGCTCCACGCCGTAGCCGACGGGGAACGGCAGCTGCTCCAGGAGCGAGCGGCGGGCCGCGTACTCGCCGCCGAGCGGCTGCACGAAACCGGCCAGCTGCGGCCAGTGCAGATTCAGCAGGGGACGGGCCACGAGCTCGGTCACCCGGCCGCCCTGGCCGACGGCCTCGCCCAGCGGGCGGTCGTACATCGCCTTGACGAAGTGCACGCCCGGGTCGGTCAGCAGCGGGCCCACGATCCCCGACACGAAGTCCGCCGAGAACTCGCGCAGGTCGGCGTCCACGAAGCAGACGATGTCGCCGGTCGTCGCCAGCAGGGAGCGCCACAGCACCTCGCCCTTGCCCGGCAGCGCAGGCAGGCTCGGCAGCACCTCGTCCCGGTGCACCACGCGCGCGCCGGCCGCCGCGGCGACCTCCGCCGTACGGTCCGTGGAGCCCGAGTCGATCACCACCAGCTCGTCCACCAGCGGCACCGCGTCCGACATCAGCTCGCGGCGGATCGTCGCCACGATGGTGCCGACCGTCGGCTCCTCGTTCAGCGCCGGCAGGACGACGCTCACCGTGGTGCCGGAGGCCCGTTTGGCGGCCAGAAGCATGTCGAGCGGACGATCAGCAGCGGACCAGGACCGCTCGGCCAGCCAGCGCTCCACCTCTTCCAGCACGTGTACGACTCCCTGTCTCACGGACGTTCTGCGACGCGTTCTGTGACGCATCTCGCGGTGCGGACGCCCCTCTCAACGGGCCGTCCCTTCCGTTACAGTCTTGAACAACGCGGACCGCCGTCCTATGTCGGGGGTCGCCGCGTGCACAAACGCCTGGGCCCTGCCCAGCGCCATACCGCTCATCCAGAGGGGCAGAGGGACACGGCCCGTTGAAGCCCCGGCAACCCTCCAGCCGGTCTCATCGCATATGCGGCGAGGCTCCCGGCGGGGAAGGTGCCAATTCCGTCTCGTGGCGACGTACGCCGCGAGGAAGATGAGGAGAAAGGGCCTCGCCTCCATGGCTGTGCAGTCTGTTGAACCCTCTACCACTTCTGTGGACCTCGGACCCGCCGCGGCACTCTCCTGCCGCGAGTGCGGAGAGCGCTTCGACCTCGGTCCCATCTTCGCCTGCGCCCTGTGCTTCGGTCCCCTCGAAGTCGCCTACGAACTGCCCGCCGACGGCTCGGAGGCCCTGCGCAAGCGGATCGAGGACGGCCCCGCGAACATCTGGCGCTACGCCCCCCTGCTGCCCGTCCCCGCCGACGTCGCGGACAAGCCCAGCCTCAACCCCGGCCTCACCAAGCTCGTCAAGGCCGACAACCTCGCCCGCGAGCTGGGCGTGACGGGCGGCCTGTACGTCAAGGACGACTCCGGCAACCCGACGCACTCCTTCAAGGACCGGGTCGTGGCCATCGCGGTCGAGGCCGCCCGCGCCTTCGGCTTCACCACGCTGTCGTGCTCCTCGACCGGGAACCTGGCGGGTGCGGTCGGGGCCGCGGCCGCCCGGGCCGGGTTCAAGTCGTGCGTCTTCATCCCGCACGACCTGGAGGCCGGGAAGGTCGTCATGGCCGCGGTGTACGGCGGCGACCTCGTCGGCATCGAAGGCACGTACGACGACGTCAACCGCTTCTGCAGCGAACTGATCGGCGACCCGCTGGGGGAGGGCTGGGGCTTCGTCAACGTCAACCTCCGGCCGTACTACGGCGAAGGGTCGAAGACGCTCGCCTACGAGATCTGTGAGCAGCTGGGCTGGCGGCTGCCGGACCAGATCGTCGTGCCGATCGCCTCGGGCTCACAGCTCACGAAGATCGACAAGGGGCTCAAGGAGCTCGTCGCGCTGGGGCTGGTCGAGGACCGCCCGTACAAGATCTTCGGAGCGCAGGCGGAGGGCTGCTCGCCGGTCGCGCGCGCCTTCAAGGACGGGCACGACGTGGTGCGGCCGGTGAAGCCGGACACGATCGCGAAGTCCCTCGCCATCGGCAACCCGGCCGACGGGCCGTACGTGCTGGACATTGCGCGGCGGACGGGTGGGGCGGTCGAGGACGTGAGCGATCCGGAGATCGTCGATGCGATCCGGCTGCTCGCCCGGACGGAGGGGATCTTTGCCGAGACGGCGGGTGGGGTGACGGTGGGGGTGACGCGGAAGCTGATCGAGAGTGGGCTGCTCGACCCCTCCCTCACGACCGTCGTGCTCAATACGGGCGACGGGCTCAAGACGCTCGACGCCGTTGCGGCGGGGCCGACCGTGACGATCCGGCCGTCGTTGGCGGCGTTCCGCGACGCGGGGCTTGCTGCCGTCTGACGCCTGCGGGCCGTTGTGCCCACCCTCCCCCAAACTTCGTCCGGGGGTGCCCCCAGCCCTGCGGAAGGCCTGCCCACAACTTGTTCTCGAAGGAGCTCCTCCCATGAGCGTCACCGTTCGTATCCCCACCATCCTGCGCACCTACACCGGCGGGAAGGCCGAGGTCTCCGCCGAAGGTGCGACCCTCGCCGATGTGCTCCGGTCCCTGGAGGAGAACCACGCCGGCATCGCCGCCCGTGTGCTCGACGACGCCGGCAAGCTGCGCCGGTTCGTCAACGTCTACGTCAACGACGACGACGTCCGCTTCGAGCAGGGGCTGCAGACGCCCACCCCCGACGGCTCCGCCGTCTCCGTCATCCCCGCCGTCGCGGGCGGCTGAGGTTTCACAGGGTTCCTCCGTTATTGCCGCACGACGTCCCCGGAATCGCCCCGTCCGTGAAGCGGACGGGGCGATTCCGCCTGTTGAGCGCGATACAGTTGGGGCGATCCCCGCCCGGCGTCAGTGCCGAACGCATATGAGAACCCGTCAAGTTGTGCGCGAAGTGTGTGCACGAAATGCCGGGTTGGTTGCGTTATACCCGGCCCGACTTGCCCTGAAATACCCGGAGTTCAGTCGATTTCCTCGATCGGCCATGCCCGGAATTCTCGTCCGAGTGACCTGTTGCAGACGGCATCCGTGCAGATACATTCAGCCGCGGTCGACGCGTTCCGGCGCACACCCACTGGGCTGCCAGGGGGTGAGGTCTGACCCGGGTCCGCGAAGTGCGGTCCTGCGCAAGGGCCAGTAATAGGGGAGTTAGGCATGGCTCAGGGCACCGTCAAGTGGTTCAACGCGGAGAAGGGCTACGGCTTCATCGCGGTCGACGGTGGTGCGGATGTATTCGTCCACTACAGCGCGATTCAGATGGACGGTTACCGCACCCTCGAGGAGGGTCAGCGGGTCGAGTTCGAGATCTCGCAGGGCCAGAAGGGGCCGCAGGCGGACATGGTGAAGCTGCAGCAGGTCTGATCGCGGCGCATCGACCACCGGCTCGCTCGGTTTGCAGAGGGGCCCGCACCCGACGGGGTGCGGGCCCCTCGCGCGTGTGCGGGGCGCGTGGGGTGGGTACGGCTGCCTGGGGCCCCTGCTCCCGGCGCCCCGTGGGCGTGACCGTCCCCCGAGGCGCTTGCACTCTCCCTGGTCGAGTGCTAATCATTGGGCTTAGCACTCTCCGAGTGAGAGTGACAGATTTGGACCGTCGGTGAGGTCCGTGGGCCAGGCGGGGCAAGGAACCGCAGGGTACGCAGGCCGTCCGTCGCGGGCGCCAGTGCGGTCCGGAGCAGTCTCCACCCCGTCCTGGGAGGACCACTTCACATGGCCAAGATCATCGCGTTCGACGAGGAGGCACGGCGCGGTCTCGAGCGCGGGATGAACCAGCTCGCCGACGCCGTCAAGGTCACCCTCGGCCCCAAGGGCCGCAACGTCGTCCTCGAGAAGAAGTGGGGCGCCCCCACGATCACCAACGATGGTGTCTCCATCGCCAAGGAGATCGAGCTCGAGGACCCGTACGAGAAGATCGGCGCCGAGCTGGTCAAGGAGGTCGCGAAGAAGACGGACGACGTCGCCGGTGACGGCACGACGACCGCGACCGTCCTGGCCCAGGCCCTGGTCCGCGAGGGCCTGCGCAACGTCGCCGCGGGTGCCAACCCGATGGCGCTGAAGCGCGGTATCGAGAAGGCCGTCGAGGCCGTCTCCGGTGCCCTGCTCGAGCAGGCCAAGGACGTGGAGACCAAGGAGCAGATCGCCTCCACCGCCTCCATCTCCGCCGCCGACACCCAGATCGGCGAGCTCATCGCCGAGGCCATGGACAAGGTCGGCAAGGAAGGCGTCATCACCGTCGAGGAGTCCCAGACCTTCGGTCTGGAGCTGGAGCTCACCGAGGGTATGCGCTTCGACAAGGGCTACATCTCGGCGTACTTCGCCACCGACATGGAGCGTATGGAGGCGTCCCTCGACGACCCGTACATCCTGATCGTCAACTCCAAGATCGGCTCGGTCAAGGACCTGCTGCCGCTCCTGGAGAAGGTCATGCAGTCCGGCAAGCCGCTGCTGATCATCGCCGAGGACGTCGAGGGCGAGGCCCTGTCCACGCTCGTCGTGAACAAGATCCGCGGCACCTTCAAGTCCGTCGCCGTCAAGGCCCCGGGCTTCGGCGACCGCCGCAAGGCCATGCTCGGTGACATCGCCATCCTCACCGGTGGCACCGTCATCTCCGAGGAGGTCGGCCTCAAGCTGGAGAACGCCGGTCTCGACCTGCTCGGCCGCGCCCGCAAGGTCGTCATCACCAAGGACGAGACGACCATCGTCGACGGTGCCGGTGACAGCGACCAGGTCCAGGGCCGCGTCAACCAGATCCGCGCCGAGATCGAGAACAGCGACTCGGACTACGACCGCGAGAAGCTCCAGGAGCGCCTCGCGAAGCTGGCCGGCGGCGTGGCCGTCATCAAGGCCGGTGCCGCGACCGAGGTCGAGCTCAAGGAGCGCAAGCACCGCATCGAGGACGCCGTTCGCAACGCGAAGGCGGCCGTCGAGGAGGGCATCGTCGCCGGTGGTGGCGTGGCCCTGCTGCAGGCCTCCCAGGTGTTCGAGAAGCTGGAGCTCGAGGGCGACGAGGCCACCGGTGCCGCCGCCGTCAAGCTGGCCCTGGAGGCCCCGCTCAAGCAGATCGCGGTCAACGCCGGTCTCGAGGGCGGCGTCGTCGTGGAGAAGGTGCGCAACCTGACCCCGGGCCACGGTCTCAACGCCGCCACGGGCGAGTACGTCGACCTGGTCGCCGAGGGCATCATCGACCCGGCCAAGGTCACCCGCTCCGCCCTGCAGAACGCCGCGTCCATCGCTGCGCTCTTCCTCACCACCGAGGCCGTCATCGCCGACAAGCCGGAGAAGGCCGCCGCGGCCGCTCCGGGCGGCATGCCGGGCGGTGACATGGACTTCTGATCCTGACGGATCACTTGTCCTGAACGCTGTACGCCGAGGGCGGCACTCCCTGCGAAGGGGGTGCCGCCCTCGGGCGTACCGCCTTTGCCCTCAGTCGCCGGACGGGCTTCTTTCCCCACCGGCGTTCAGCTCGCGCAGCGACTCGCGGCTCAGGCCGAACGCGTACGTCGCCACGAACCCCGCCGCGTAGCCCACCAGCAGGCCCGCCCCGTAGACCGCCACCGCCCGGACCGGGCCGTGGCCGCCCTGCAGCAGCGGGAACAGGGCCCAGCCCGACGGGCCGATGGCCGTCGAGCCGACCGTGTCGCCCAGCTGCCCCAGCAGTCCCACGAACGCTCCTCCGAACGCGCCGCCGATGCAGGCGGTGACGAACGGGCGGCCCAGCGGCAGGGAGACGCCGTAGATCAAAGGCTCGCCGATGCCCAGGAGCCCGGCCGGCATTGCGAACCGGATCGTCCGGCGCACCGAGGTGTTGTGCGACAGGCGGACGTAGAGGGCGAGGGCCGCGCCCACCTGGCCGGCGCCCGCCATCGCGAGGATCGGCAGCAGCACCGTGTGGCCCTGCTGCTGGATCAGGGTCGTGTGGATGGGGATGAGGGCCTGGTGCAGGCCCAGCATCACCAGCGGCAGGAACAGCCCGCCGAGGACGAAGCCCGCCGCCGCCCCGCCGTTCGCGAGCAGCCAGTCGGCGAAGTGCCCGATGGCCGTGGCGACCTCGCCCGCCGCGTACATCAGCCCGTACAGCGTGACCAGGCCCGCGACCAGGACCGTCACCGTCGGGGTGACCAGCACGTCCAGGGCCTCGGGGACGCGGCGCCGGCACCACCGTTCGACGTGCGCGGCGAGCAGGGCCGCGGCCAGCGCACCGAGCACCCCGCCCTGGCCGGGTACGAGCTTCTCGCCGAACGCGGTCACCCGGTCCACGCCGGGGAAGACGATGATCGCCGCGACGGCCCCGCCCAGGACGGGGGTGCCGCCGAACTCCTTCGCCGTGTTGTAGCCGACGAAGACCGCGATCAGGGACATGAAGCCCGACGCGCACGCGGTCAGCGCGGGGGCCAGCGCGGGCAGCCAGTGGAGGTTGGCGAGCAGCCCGGCCAGGCCCGCCACGATGCCGCAGCCGATCAGGGCGGGGATCAGCGGGACGAAGATCTGGGCGATCCGGCGCAGGAACTCCTTGGCCGGGGTGGCGTTGCGGGCCTTGCGCTCGGCCCGGAGCGCCGCGCCGCGCTCGGCCAGCGTCTCCGCGGTGACGGCCTCTCCGGTGACGGCCTCTCCGGTGACCGCCTCCCCGGTGACGGTCTCTCCGGTGACCGTTTCTGCGGTGACCGCTGCCGCGGTGGCCGCCTCCACGTGCCGCGCGAGCTCCGGCGCGACCTTGGCCACCGCGCCCGGACCGAGCACGATCTGGAGGGCCGCGCCGTCCTCGACGATGCCCAGCACCCCCGGAAGGGCCCGCAGTTCGCCGCGCCGGACGGCCGACGGGTCCCGGACGGTCACCCGCAGCCGCGTCATGCAGTTCGTGACGGAGGTGAGGTTGCCGACGCCGCCGAGGAGGGGCAGGAGCGCGGCCGCCGTGCCGGCGCCGCGGCCGCGCTCCCCTCTCGGGCCGTCGTCCGGCGCGTCCGGAGGGTCCGGTGCCATGGTGCGGCTACCCATGTGCCGTTTGGAGGGCCGTGCGCAGGTGACCGCCCGACTCGTCCAGGAGGCGCGCGGCCGTGCGCCCGTCGACTCCGCCGAGGACGACGAGGATGGCGTGCTTCACCTCGCCGCCGGTCTCCGTCAGGGCGGCCTCTATCTCCTGCTCGGAGGCGCCCGTGGCCAGGGCGACGATCTGCCGGGAGCGGGCACGCAGCTTGTCGTTGGTGGCCCGCACGTCGACCATCAGGTTCCCGTACGTCTTGCCGAGCCGGATCATGGTGATCGTCGAGAGCATGTTGAGGACGAGCTTCTGGGCGGTGCCGGCCTTCAGCCGGGTCGAGCCGGTGAGCAGCTCGGGGCCGACGACGACCTCGATGGCGTGGTCGGCCGCCCGGCCGAGGGGCGAACCGGCGTTGCAGGACACGCCGATGGTCAGCGCCCCGGCGGCGCGGGCGTGCTCGACGGCCCCGACCGCGTAGGGGGTGCGGCCGGACGCGGAGATGCCGACGACGGTGTCGGCCGGGCCGACACCGAGGGCGGCCAGGTCGCCCGCGGCCAGCTCCAGGCTGTCCTCGGCGCCTTCGACGGCGGTGACGAGCGCCGTCGCGCCGCCCGCGATCACGCCCATGACCTGCGAGGGGTCGGTGTTGAAGGTCGGCGGGCACTCGCTGGCGTCGAGCACGCCGAGGCGGCCGGCGGTGCCCGCGCCCGCGTAGACGAGCCGGCCGCCGCGGGCCATCCGGGCGGCGGTGGCGTCGATGGCGGCGGCGATCTCGGGCAGCCGGGCCGCGACGGCGGCGGGGACGCCGGCGTCCTCGCCGTTCATGATCCTGGCGATGTCGAGGGTGGGCAGCCGGTCGATGTCCGCGAGGTCGGGGCGGAAGGCCTCGGTGGTGAGGGCGGCGAGCTCGCTGCGGAGGGCGCTGCGCGCCCGCGATGCCGGGTCCGGCGAGGCGCCGGACGGTGCGGAGGCGCCCGGCGGGGCGGGGGTGCCGGATGCCGTGGCCGGGCCGGACGGCGTGGCTGGGCCGGATGGCGTGGACGAGCCTGTCCGCGCGGGCGCCTCCGCGCCGGACGTCGCGGGAGCGCCCGGCCCGGCGGCCGTGCCGGACGGCACCGGCGGGTCGGACGGCGCGGGGGAAGCGGCCGCGGCTGCGGCTGATGCGGATGACGAAGCAGAAGAAGAGGCCATGGGCGGACGGCTCTTTCCTTGCGTGCCGGGCGGGCCGGCTTCGGTCAGCGCGGGGAGCGCGGGGCGTGGCGGTGGGCGAGCGCTTCGTACGAGGCGGACAGGGCCGGCGCCGCGGACTCGTACGTCCGCTGGGCGACGCCGATGAACAGGCAGTCCACCACGAGGAGCTGACTGGTGCGGCTCGACATGGCCGCGGGGCGCAGCTCGCTCTCCCGGGCGGAGGAGGTGGTGAGCACGTGGTCCGCGTACTGGGCGATCCCGCTCTCCGGGCGGCCGGTGATCGCGAGCGTCGTCGCGCCGTGCTCGAAGGCGACCCGCAGCGGTTCGATGACGTCGGTGGTGCGGCCGGAGTGGGTGATGGCGACGGCGACGTCGCCCGCGCGCAGCTGGACGGCGTTGGTGACGGCCAGGTGCGGGTCGGCCGGGGCGTGGGCGATCAGGCCGATGCGGAGCAGCTTCTGGACGAGGTCCTGGCCGACGAGGTTGGAGGCGCCGATGCCGTAGACGTCGATGCGCCGGGCGCCGGCGAGCGCCGCCACCGCGGCCTCCAGCTGCGCGGTGTCGAGGGCGGCGGCGGTGTCCGCCAGGCACTGCGCCTCCTCCTGGGCGAGCTTGGCGACGACGGCGGGCAGCGGGTCGTCGACCGCGATGTCGGCGGTGACGGCCGGGGCGCGGCCGGCCGCCTGCTCGGCGGCGAGCGCGGCGAGGGCGAGCCGCAGGTCGCGGTAGCCCGGATAGCCGAGGATGCGGGCGGTGCGCACGACGGTGGCCTCGCTCGTGCCGGTGCGCTCCGCGAGGCCGGTGACGGTGAGGGCGGCGGAGCCCGCGGGGTCGCTCGCCACGGTCTCGGCGACGCGCTGCATCGAGCGGGTCATGGAGGGGGCGAGCGTACGGACCTTGGCGGCGAGGGCACCGGGGGCGGGGGCGCCGCGGGCGGGCGGCGCGGCGGGGGCGTCGGCCGGCGCGGGGACCGCACGGTCGCCGCCGGTAGTTTCTTTCAGTTTGCTGCTCACCTTTTGAAAGGTATTTTCAGGGTGGTGAGCCGTCAACCGCCCCTGTCCGGGACAATGGACCGTATGGAGCTCGAACAAACGCTGCACACGGCGCGCGCCCTGATCCTCGCCGACCTGGTCGCGGGTGATGTGGCGGAGGCCGATGTCGTCTCGCTCGTCGAGGACGCGGTGGCGCAGCGGCGCTGGTGGGTCGAGCAATGGCCGGAGGGTGCCGGGTTCGTGGTCGGGCTGATAGCCCAGGACGTCCAGGACGCCCTGCTGGAGCGGTACGGCCGCTGGCCGCTGTGCCCGGTCTGCACTCGATCCGGTGACCTGCACGCCCTGGAGGTCGAGCCGGAGCTGGGGCCCGACCCGCACTGGGCCTGCACCAAGCAGACGGTCCTGGTCGCACCCGTCGGCTCGCTCGCCGACGCCCTGCGGTGAGGCGCCGCCGATGACGCTCTACATCGACCCGCCCGTCTGGCCCGGGCACGGCCGCATGTGGTCACACCTGATCAGCGATGTGTCGTACGACGAACTGCACGCCTTCGCCGCGCGGCTCGGCGCTCCCGCCCGCGCTTTCGACCGCGATCACTACGACGTGCCGTCGACGTCCTACGGGGACGCCGTGCGGCTGGGCGCGGTGGAGGCGAGCAGCAAGGAGCTGGTGCGGCTGCTGGCGGGCGCGGGGTTGCGGCGGCCGAAGCACGAGCGGCCGTAGCCGGTGCGGTCGTGGTCCGTGCAGTCGTGGTCCGTGCGGGCGTAGCCCGTGTGGCCGCGGGCCGTGCAGGTGCGCGGTCAGTCGGCCAGCAGGCCCAGTTCGGTGCTGAGGTTGTGGCGCGCGACCGCCTCCCAGCGGTCGTAGCCCAGCGGCGTGCGGAAGAGCCGCGGCAGGTCCAGGAGCTGCCGCAGCACGGTGGAGCGCCCCTCGCGGAAGGCCGCGTCCGGCACGAAGCCGTACTCCTCGCGGACGGCGGCGGCGTAGGCCGCGTACTCCTGCGGGGAGCCCGCGAGCACGGCCAGGTCGGCGTCGGAGAGCACTTCGCCGTCCCGGTCGCCGGCCGCCGGGGCGTGGCCGACGGTCAGCCGTACGAGGCGGGCGACCTCGGCCGTACGGGCGGCGCCGATGCCCAGCTCGGGCAGGGCGCGCTCGGCCAGGTGGGCGCTGCGCTCCTCGTTCTCGGAGCGGTCGGGGCGGTAGACCGCGTCGTGGAACCAGGCGGCGAGGCGTACCGCGTCCGGGTCGTCGGCGTGCGCGGCCAGCTCCTCGACCCGGTCCAGGACCGCCACCAGGTGATCGACGGTGTGGTAGCGGCGCTGCGGCTCCGACCAGCGGCGCAGCAGGTCGTCGGCGTACGGGCCGGGGTCCGGGGAGGTCGCGCCGCCGCGGGCGCGGTCCACGGTCTCCTGCCAGCGGATGCGCAGGGCGGGGCCGGACGGGTGCTCGGTCGTAGCTGCCATGGGGCCAATTGTGGGGCACCGCTTTTGGCGCGGGGCCCCCGTATGGCAGGCTGTGCAATATGTCTAGACCAATTCTTGAGGTGATCGCGCTCGGTCCGCGGGACGCGGTGGCGGCGCAGGACGGCGGGGCGGACCGCCTCGAACTGGTCACCGACATGGCCGCGGACGGGCTCACCCCGCCCCTGGAGACCTTCACCGCCGTGCGGGACGCCGTCCGCATCCCCGTGCGCGTCATGCTGCGCGCCGCCGACGGCTTCTCCGCGGGTGACGCGGCGGCCCTGGACGCCCTGTGCGACCGGGCCCGCGCGCTGGTCGCGGAAGGCGCCTCGGAGTTCGTCCTCGGCTTCCTCGCCGACGACGGCCGCGCCGACCTCACGGCCGTCGCCGCGCTCGCCGACGCGATCGGGCCGCGGGCGCGCTGGACGTTCCACCGCGCCATCGACCGGGCGGCCGACCGCGACGCCCTGCGCAAGCAGCTCGCCGACCTGCCCGGCCTGGACACGTACCTGACGGCGGGCTCCGCCGCCGGCGTCGACGACGGCCTCGCCACGCTCGTCGCGGAGGCGGGCCGGGCCGACGAGCCCGGCTACGAGCCGCGGATCATGGTCGGCGGCGGGCTGCAGCTCAAGCACCTGCCGGTGCTGCGCGGGGCCGGGATCTCCGCCTTCCACATCGGCGGCGCCGCTCGGCCGGACGGGTGGGGCGGGCCGGTGGACGCCGGTGCGGTGCGGACGTGGCGGGAGGCGCTGGACGCGTAGGGCGATCCGGGGCTCCGCCCCGGGCCCCGGTCCTCAAACGCCGGACGCGCTTGAATTCTGCTGGGCCCGGTTCTCGGCTGCGGGCCCGGCCGGGGTCCGCGTGCGGCCTGCTCCCGAAGCTGCGGCAGCTGTCGCAGCCGGCCTCGTCGTCGCTGCCGACATCCCCAGCGCCACCAGCGCCAGCGCCGACGCCCCCAGCGGGAACCAGCGCTCTCCCAGGAGTGCCATCGCCAGGCTGCCCGTCCCGCCGCCCGCGGCCATGCCCAGGTACAGCGCGCTGCTGTTGAGGGAGAGCAGCAGCGGTGCGTCGGCGGGGCGCAGGGAGGCCAGGCGGTGGGGCTGGGCCACCGAGACCGACCAGCCTGCGAGCGGCACCACCAGCGCGTAGACGAGCGCGCCCGTCATCGTCCGGCCCAGCCACGGCAGCGCTGCGAAGAACACCGCCGAGACCACGCTGCCGACCAGCAGGACCTTGCGGACGCCCCAGCGGTCCACGACGTGGCCGCCGAGCCAGCTGCCCGCGACCGAGGCGACGCCCGTCACCAGCAGGATGGTGCTCAGCCGGTCCGCGTCGCCGCCCGTCGCCGGGTGGACGGCCGTGCCCAGGTAGATGTAGACGGACTGGAACGCCATGAAGAAGGCGAAGGTCGTCGCCGCGGCGGCCAGGACGCGCCCGTCGCGCAGCGGGGCGAGCCGGTCCCGCAGGCCCACCGTCCGGGCGGGCGCGGGCAGTTCGCGGAGGAAGACGGCCAGGCCCAGCAGGGCCACGGCACCGAGCGCGGTGACGAGCCACATGGTCAGCCGCCAGTCCGCCCGGCCCACGTAGGTGCCGAGCGGCACGCCCAGGGCCGTGGCCACGGTCATCCCGCCGAGCACGGTCGCGATGGCCCGGCCGCGCCGCTCCGGCGGGACGAGGGTGGTGGCGGCCGCGCTGGCGTTCGGGCTGTAGAGGGCGGCTCCGGCGGCGGCCAGGACGCGGGTCGCGAGAAGCGTCGGGTAGTCGGGTGCGAGGGCGCTCAGGGCGTTCGCGGCGGTGAACACGGCGAGTGCCGTGAGCAGCAGGCGGCGGCGCGGCCAGCGGGCGGTCGCGGCGGCGAGGACCGGGGCGAGCAGCGCGTACGCGAGCGCGAAGACCGTCACCACCTGGCCGGCCGCCAGGACGGAGACGCCGAGGTCGTCGGCCACCCGGCCGAGGATGCCGGCCATGACCATG is part of the Streptomyces roseifaciens genome and encodes:
- a CDS encoding MurR/RpiR family transcriptional regulator, producing the protein MSSKLKETTGGDRAVPAPADAPAAPPARGAPAPGALAAKVRTLAPSMTRSMQRVAETVASDPAGSAALTVTGLAERTGTSEATVVRTARILGYPGYRDLRLALAALAAEQAAGRAPAVTADIAVDDPLPAVVAKLAQEEAQCLADTAAALDTAQLEAAVAALAGARRIDVYGIGASNLVGQDLVQKLLRIGLIAHAPADPHLAVTNAVQLRAGDVAVAITHSGRTTDVIEPLRVAFEHGATTLAITGRPESGIAQYADHVLTTSSARESELRPAAMSSRTSQLLVVDCLFIGVAQRTYESAAPALSASYEALAHRHAPRSPR
- a CDS encoding DUF4031 domain-containing protein, which codes for MTLYIDPPVWPGHGRMWSHLISDVSYDELHAFAARLGAPARAFDRDHYDVPSTSYGDAVRLGAVEASSKELVRLLAGAGLRRPKHERP
- a CDS encoding MFS transporter — encoded protein: MRLRLLLLALGTFAVGTDTMVMAGILGRVADDLGVSVLAAGQVVTVFALAYALLAPVLAAATARWPRRRLLLTALAVFTAANALSALAPDYPTLLATRVLAAAGAALYSPNASAAATTLVPPERRGRAIATVLGGMTVATALGVPLGTYVGRADWRLTMWLVTALGAVALLGLAVFLRELPAPARTVGLRDRLAPLRDGRVLAAAATTFAFFMAFQSVYIYLGTAVHPATGGDADRLSTILLVTGVASVAGSWLGGHVVDRWGVRKVLLVGSVVSAVFFAALPWLGRTMTGALVYALVVPLAGWSVSVAQPHRLASLRPADAPLLLSLNSSALYLGMAAGGGTGSLAMALLGERWFPLGASALALVALGMSAATTRPAATAAAASGAGRTRTPAGPAAENRAQQNSSASGV
- a CDS encoding copper homeostasis protein CutC, whose product is MSRPILEVIALGPRDAVAAQDGGADRLELVTDMAADGLTPPLETFTAVRDAVRIPVRVMLRAADGFSAGDAAALDALCDRARALVAEGASEFVLGFLADDGRADLTAVAALADAIGPRARWTFHRAIDRAADRDALRKQLADLPGLDTYLTAGSAAGVDDGLATLVAEAGRADEPGYEPRIMVGGGLQLKHLPVLRGAGISAFHIGGAARPDGWGGPVDAGAVRTWREALDA